A genomic region of Oryza glaberrima chromosome 1, OglaRS2, whole genome shotgun sequence contains the following coding sequences:
- the LOC127760691 gene encoding mitochondrial outer membrane protein porin 4, producing MEAETECKVPGVYSETGIPVEDPAPGLNSDVSKKDAPLAVAAPGPGFYFEIGKKARDLLYKDFHTDQKFTLTTYTNNGVVITAASTMKDEAIFSEILTKLKSNNVMLDVKATSNSQVLTTITTEDLGVSGLKQIVSLPFPYQTAGKAELQYLHDYAGISLGVGLTSKPLVNLSGVFGNKSVAVGADVAVDTSTGDFTKYDAGLTINNSDLAAGLTLNNKGDSLTASYYHLVNKESGTAAGAELTHSFSTKENTLSFGMQHALDPLTTVKARYNNHGMVSALIQHEWRPKSFLTLSAEVDTKAIDKASKVGLSLVLKP from the exons ATGGAGGCGGAGACGGAGTGCAAGGTCCCCGGCGTCTACTCCGAGACCGGCATTCCCGTGGAGGATCCGGCTCCCGGCCTCAACTCCGACGTCAGCAAGAAGGACGCCCCTCTTGCCGTTGCGGCGCCGGGTCCCGGGTTCTACTTCGAGATCGGCAAGAAGGCCAGAG ATCTTCTGTACAAGGACTTCCACACGGACCAGAAGTTTACACTGACCACCTACACCAACAATGGAGTT GTAATCACTGCTGCAAGCACAATGAAAGATGAAGCTATCTTTAGCGAGATCCTGACCAAGCTGAAGAGCAATAATGTGATGCTGGATGTGAAAGCTACTTCCAATTCTCAG GTGTTAACTACAATCACAACTGAAGACCTTGGTGTATCAGGCTTGAAGCAAATCGTATCACTTCCTTTTCCATACCAGACAGCTGGGAAG GCTGAACTCCAGTACCTGCATGACTACGCTGGTATCAGCCTCGGTGTTGGCCTGACCTCAAAGCCTTTGGTTAACCTTTCTGGTGTGTTCGGCAACAAATCTGTTGCTGTCGGTGCTGATGTTGCAGTTGATACTTCTACTGGGGACTTCACCAAGTACGATGCTGGACTGACCATCAACAATTCAGATCTTGCTGCTGGTCTGACGCT GAACAACAAAGGGGACAGCCTCACTGCGTCCTACTACCATCTGGTGAACAAAGAGTCAGGTACGGCTGCTGGAGCGGAGCTGACCCACAGCTTCTCGACCAAGGAGAACACCCTCAGCTTCGGGATGCAGCACGCCCTGGACCCTCTCACTACCGTGAAGGCGCGCTACAACAACCACGGCATGGTCAGCGCCCTCATCCAGCACGAGTGGAGACCCAAGTCTTTCTTAACGCTCTCCGCCGAGGTCGACACCAAGGCGATCGACAAGGCCTCCAAGGTTGGACTGTCGCTGGTTCTCAAGCCCTGA
- the LOC127752448 gene encoding protein BZR1 homolog 1-like: protein MTSGAAAAAAGRKPTWKERENNKRRERRRRAIAAKIFMGLRALGNCRRCRSGLELVLGVVGEVGGDDYEEEMEGAGSSRTVQPTADAYSNLTNVSLFPSSTFLDCIHGSSAARRRPAMDVTGAGQAMEEQ, encoded by the coding sequence ATGACGtccggggcggcggccgcggcggcggggaggaagcCGAcgtggaaggagagggagaacaACAagaggcgggagcggcggcggcgggccatCGCCGCCAAGATCTTCATGGGGCTCCGAGCACTCGGGAACTGTCGTCGTTGTCGATCTGGTCTCGAACTGGTACTCGGCGTGGTCGGAGAGGTCGGCGGTGACGACtacgaggaggagatggagggggcGGGCAGCAGCCGGACGGTCCAGCCCACCGCCGACGCGTACAGCAACCTGACAAACGTGTCGTTATTCCCCTCTTCAACCTTCCTCGATTGTATACATGGCAGCAGCGCAGCACGTCGTCGTCCGGCCATGGACGTCACGGGAGCTGGTCAGGCCATGGAGGAGCAGTGA
- the LOC127760665 gene encoding probable auxin efflux carrier component 8 isoform X2 has translation MVSWKDIYLVLEATVPLYVAMILAYLSIKWWKLFTPEQCSGINKFVAKFSIPLLSFQVISTTDPYDMNIKLIYSDILQKSLALLGFAAISKACCAEKFDWLITGFSLSTLPNTLIVGIPLLKGMYGEQAGKLLSQIVVLQSLIWYTLLLFLFELRAANGMATTTSSETTESGTRGPTQQRYGDVQAKGVSARCSCAFRFLLVVGKKLVMNPNMYACLIGLIWALVGFRWHIRLPLIVSNSIRILSDGGLGMAMFSLGLFTALQTKIIACGAKRMLLALAIRFFLGPALMGMSSYAIGMRGVLLKIAIVQAALPQGIVPFVFAKEYNVQADILSTAIIVGMMVAVPVALAYYFAMIIPAIK, from the exons ATGGTGTCCTGGAAGGACATCTACCTCGTTCTTGAAGCGACAGTTCCACTATATGTAGCTATGATACTGGCCTACCTATCCATAAAATGGTGGAAGCTGTTCACCCCAGAGCAGTGCTCTGGGATCAACAAGTTTGTGGCGAAGTTTTCTATTCCTCTGCTCTCTTTTCAGGTCATTTCCACAACCGATCCTTATGACATGAATATCAAGCTCATATACTCGGATATCCTACAAAAGTCGCTTGCCTTGCTGGGATTTGCAGCCATTTCCAAAGCATGCTGTGCAGAGAAGTTTGACTGGCTGATTACTGGTTTTTCTTTATCAACACTTCCCAATACACTGATTGTTGGCATCCCGTTGCTGAAAGGAATGTATGGTGAGCAAGCCGGCAAACTACTAAGTCAGATAGTAGTCCTCCAGAGCCTAATTTGGTACACTCTTCTTCTATTTTTGTTTGAACTTCGGGCTGCTAATGGAATGGCCACCACTACATCATCTGAAACTACAG AATCAGGTACTAGAGGACCTACACAGCAAAGATATGGAGATGTTCAGGCAAAAGGTGTATCAGCAAGATGTTCTTGTGCTTTTCGCTTTTTGTTGGTGGTTGGTAAGAAGCTAGTGATGAACCCCAACATGTATGCATGCCTGATAGGTTTAATTTGGGCACTGGTCGGCTTCAG GTGGCACATAAGATTACCGTTGATTGTCAGCAATTCTATAAGGATACTCTCGGATGGAGGGCTGGGAATGGCAATGTTCAGCCTAG GCCTTTTCACTGCTCTACAAACTAAAATTATAGCCTGTGGAGCTAAAAGGATGCTACTAGCATTAGCCATCAGGTTCTTTCTAGGACCAGCACTAATGGGTATGTCTTCTTATGCTATTGGAATGCGTGGAGTATTGCTGAAGATAGCCATTGTACAG GCAGCTCTACCTCAAGGAATAGTTCCGTTTGTGtttgcaaaggagtacaatgtcCAAGCAGATATTCTGAGCACTGC GATAATTGTTGGCATGATGGTTGCAGTTCCTGTGGCGCTGGCTTACTACTTTGCAATGATCATCCCAGCTATCAAATAA
- the LOC127760665 gene encoding probable auxin efflux carrier component 8 isoform X3 → MVSWKDIYLVLEATVPLYVAMILAYLSIKWWKLFTPEQCSGINKFVAKFSIPLLSFQVISTTDPYDMNIKLIYSDILQKSLALLGFAAISKACCAEKFDWLITGFSLSTLPNTLIVGIPLLKGMYESGTRGPTQQRYGDVQAKGVSARCSCAFRFLLVVGKKLVMNPNMYACLIGLIWALVGFRWHIRLPLIVSNSIRILSDGGLGMAMFSLGLFTALQTKIIACGAKRMLLALAIRFFLGPALMGMSSYAIGMRGVLLKIAIVQAALPQGIVPFVFAKEYNVQADILSTAIIVGMMVAVPVALAYYFAMIIPAIK, encoded by the exons ATGGTGTCCTGGAAGGACATCTACCTCGTTCTTGAAGCGACAGTTCCACTATATGTAGCTATGATACTGGCCTACCTATCCATAAAATGGTGGAAGCTGTTCACCCCAGAGCAGTGCTCTGGGATCAACAAGTTTGTGGCGAAGTTTTCTATTCCTCTGCTCTCTTTTCAGGTCATTTCCACAACCGATCCTTATGACATGAATATCAAGCTCATATACTCGGATATCCTACAAAAGTCGCTTGCCTTGCTGGGATTTGCAGCCATTTCCAAAGCATGCTGTGCAGAGAAGTTTGACTGGCTGATTACTGGTTTTTCTTTATCAACACTTCCCAATACACTGATTGTTGGCATCCCGTTGCTGAAAGGAATGTATG AATCAGGTACTAGAGGACCTACACAGCAAAGATATGGAGATGTTCAGGCAAAAGGTGTATCAGCAAGATGTTCTTGTGCTTTTCGCTTTTTGTTGGTGGTTGGTAAGAAGCTAGTGATGAACCCCAACATGTATGCATGCCTGATAGGTTTAATTTGGGCACTGGTCGGCTTCAG GTGGCACATAAGATTACCGTTGATTGTCAGCAATTCTATAAGGATACTCTCGGATGGAGGGCTGGGAATGGCAATGTTCAGCCTAG GCCTTTTCACTGCTCTACAAACTAAAATTATAGCCTGTGGAGCTAAAAGGATGCTACTAGCATTAGCCATCAGGTTCTTTCTAGGACCAGCACTAATGGGTATGTCTTCTTATGCTATTGGAATGCGTGGAGTATTGCTGAAGATAGCCATTGTACAG GCAGCTCTACCTCAAGGAATAGTTCCGTTTGTGtttgcaaaggagtacaatgtcCAAGCAGATATTCTGAGCACTGC GATAATTGTTGGCATGATGGTTGCAGTTCCTGTGGCGCTGGCTTACTACTTTGCAATGATCATCCCAGCTATCAAATAA
- the LOC127760665 gene encoding probable auxin efflux carrier component 8 isoform X1: MVSWKDIYLVLEATVPLYVAMILAYLSIKWWKLFTPEQCSGINKFVAKFSIPLLSFQVISTTDPYDMNIKLIYSDILQKSLALLGFAAISKACCAEKFDWLITGFSLSTLPNTLIVGIPLLKGMYGEQAGKLLSQIVVLQSLIWYTLLLFLFELRAANGMATTTSSETTAESGTRGPTQQRYGDVQAKGVSARCSCAFRFLLVVGKKLVMNPNMYACLIGLIWALVGFRWHIRLPLIVSNSIRILSDGGLGMAMFSLGLFTALQTKIIACGAKRMLLALAIRFFLGPALMGMSSYAIGMRGVLLKIAIVQAALPQGIVPFVFAKEYNVQADILSTAIIVGMMVAVPVALAYYFAMIIPAIK; this comes from the exons ATGGTGTCCTGGAAGGACATCTACCTCGTTCTTGAAGCGACAGTTCCACTATATGTAGCTATGATACTGGCCTACCTATCCATAAAATGGTGGAAGCTGTTCACCCCAGAGCAGTGCTCTGGGATCAACAAGTTTGTGGCGAAGTTTTCTATTCCTCTGCTCTCTTTTCAGGTCATTTCCACAACCGATCCTTATGACATGAATATCAAGCTCATATACTCGGATATCCTACAAAAGTCGCTTGCCTTGCTGGGATTTGCAGCCATTTCCAAAGCATGCTGTGCAGAGAAGTTTGACTGGCTGATTACTGGTTTTTCTTTATCAACACTTCCCAATACACTGATTGTTGGCATCCCGTTGCTGAAAGGAATGTATGGTGAGCAAGCCGGCAAACTACTAAGTCAGATAGTAGTCCTCCAGAGCCTAATTTGGTACACTCTTCTTCTATTTTTGTTTGAACTTCGGGCTGCTAATGGAATGGCCACCACTACATCATCTGAAACTACAG CAGAATCAGGTACTAGAGGACCTACACAGCAAAGATATGGAGATGTTCAGGCAAAAGGTGTATCAGCAAGATGTTCTTGTGCTTTTCGCTTTTTGTTGGTGGTTGGTAAGAAGCTAGTGATGAACCCCAACATGTATGCATGCCTGATAGGTTTAATTTGGGCACTGGTCGGCTTCAG GTGGCACATAAGATTACCGTTGATTGTCAGCAATTCTATAAGGATACTCTCGGATGGAGGGCTGGGAATGGCAATGTTCAGCCTAG GCCTTTTCACTGCTCTACAAACTAAAATTATAGCCTGTGGAGCTAAAAGGATGCTACTAGCATTAGCCATCAGGTTCTTTCTAGGACCAGCACTAATGGGTATGTCTTCTTATGCTATTGGAATGCGTGGAGTATTGCTGAAGATAGCCATTGTACAG GCAGCTCTACCTCAAGGAATAGTTCCGTTTGTGtttgcaaaggagtacaatgtcCAAGCAGATATTCTGAGCACTGC GATAATTGTTGGCATGATGGTTGCAGTTCCTGTGGCGCTGGCTTACTACTTTGCAATGATCATCCCAGCTATCAAATAA
- the LOC127760665 gene encoding probable auxin efflux carrier component 8 isoform X4, which yields MVEAVHPRAVLWDQQVCGEVFYSSALFSAISKACCAEKFDWLITGFSLSTLPNTLIVGIPLLKGMYGEQAGKLLSQIVVLQSLIWYTLLLFLFELRAANGMATTTSSETTAESGTRGPTQQRYGDVQAKGVSARCSCAFRFLLVVGKKLVMNPNMYACLIGLIWALVGFRWHIRLPLIVSNSIRILSDGGLGMAMFSLGLFTALQTKIIACGAKRMLLALAIRFFLGPALMGMSSYAIGMRGVLLKIAIVQAALPQGIVPFVFAKEYNVQADILSTAIIVGMMVAVPVALAYYFAMIIPAIK from the exons ATGGTGGAAGCTGTTCACCCCAGAGCAGTGCTCTGGGATCAACAAGTTTGTGGCGAAGTTTTCTATTCCTCTGCTCTCTTTTCAG CCATTTCCAAAGCATGCTGTGCAGAGAAGTTTGACTGGCTGATTACTGGTTTTTCTTTATCAACACTTCCCAATACACTGATTGTTGGCATCCCGTTGCTGAAAGGAATGTATGGTGAGCAAGCCGGCAAACTACTAAGTCAGATAGTAGTCCTCCAGAGCCTAATTTGGTACACTCTTCTTCTATTTTTGTTTGAACTTCGGGCTGCTAATGGAATGGCCACCACTACATCATCTGAAACTACAG CAGAATCAGGTACTAGAGGACCTACACAGCAAAGATATGGAGATGTTCAGGCAAAAGGTGTATCAGCAAGATGTTCTTGTGCTTTTCGCTTTTTGTTGGTGGTTGGTAAGAAGCTAGTGATGAACCCCAACATGTATGCATGCCTGATAGGTTTAATTTGGGCACTGGTCGGCTTCAG GTGGCACATAAGATTACCGTTGATTGTCAGCAATTCTATAAGGATACTCTCGGATGGAGGGCTGGGAATGGCAATGTTCAGCCTAG GCCTTTTCACTGCTCTACAAACTAAAATTATAGCCTGTGGAGCTAAAAGGATGCTACTAGCATTAGCCATCAGGTTCTTTCTAGGACCAGCACTAATGGGTATGTCTTCTTATGCTATTGGAATGCGTGGAGTATTGCTGAAGATAGCCATTGTACAG GCAGCTCTACCTCAAGGAATAGTTCCGTTTGTGtttgcaaaggagtacaatgtcCAAGCAGATATTCTGAGCACTGC GATAATTGTTGGCATGATGGTTGCAGTTCCTGTGGCGCTGGCTTACTACTTTGCAATGATCATCCCAGCTATCAAATAA
- the LOC127760626 gene encoding putative pentatricopeptide repeat-containing protein At5g40405, with protein MRPLRDPAKLAAAASSQRHLREIHAHLLVSGRIASPSHLAAFLASLASSSSSDDDDDGDLSYARLLLPRRPATLLAHNSLLRALARGRRPHLAFGAFRDLPLAPDNYSFTFLVRAATALAAAAASALDAALIAGSVHASALRHGHAGDPHVQSGAVSMYAAAGDVGAARAAFAEIAGPDVVCITAMVGALATGGEADAARELFDGMPQRDHVAWNAMIAGYVHTGRSREALRLFDEMRHAGAAVGEVTLVSALTACAQLGALERGKWVHSCAHSRGMRLSVTLGTALIDMYSKCGAVAAAMEVFDSMGERNVYTWTSAVSGLAMNGMGRDCLALFKRMESTGVEPNGVTFVVVLRGCSMAGLVDEGRACFDSMKSNHGIDPWLEHYGCMVDLYGRAGRLDDAVNFINGMPLEPHEGVWGALLNASRIHKNVELGKYAMDKLMAIESKNDAAHVLLSNIYADSQNWKGVSNVRNMMKAKGVKKVPGCSAIEVGGKVHEFFVGGKTHPRHKEIEMMLAEMNQRLRLQGYIANTKEVLFDIEEEDKEDAISLHSEKLAIAFGLVALPEDMEIRIVKNLRVCEDCHDYTKMISKVFNREIVMRDRNRFHHFKDGACSCKDYW; from the coding sequence ATGCGACCGCTCCGCGACCCGGCGAAGCTGgcagcggcggcctcctcgcAGCGGCACCTCCGCGAGATCCACGCGCACCTCCTCGTCTCGGGCCGCATCGCGTCCCCGTCCCACCTGGCCGCTTTCctcgcctccctcgcctcctcctcctcctccgacgacgacgacgatggcgacctCTCCTACGCGCGCCTCCTCCTGCCGCGGCGCCCCGCCACGCTCCTCGCGCACAACTCCCTCCTCCGCGCCCTCGCTCGCGGCCGGCGCCCGCACCTCGCCTTCGGCGCGTTCCGCGACCTGCCGCTCGCGCCCGACAACTACTCCTTCACCTTCCTCGTCCGCGCCGCGAccgccctggccgccgccgcggcgtccgcgcTGGACGCGGCCCTGATCGCGGGGAGCGTGCACGCGTCGGCGCTCCGCCACGGACACGCGGGCGACCCGCACGTGCAGAGCGGGGCCGTCTCCATGTACGCCGCGGCCGGGGATGTGGGTGCCGCGCGGGCCGCGTTCGCGGAGATCGCGGGCCCGGACGTGGTGTGCATCACCGCGATGGTGGGGGCTCTCGCCACTGGCGGCGAAGCGGACGCTGCGCGCGAGCTGTTTGACGGAATGCCTCAGCGGGACCATGTCGCGTGGAACGCCATGATCGCCGGGTATGTGCACACGGGCCGGTCAAGGGAGGCCTTGAGGCTGTTCGATGAAATGCGTCATGCTGGCGCTGCCGTGGGGGAGGTGACGCTGGTGTCAGCGCTCACTGCCTGTGCGCAATTGGGCGCGCTGGAACGAGGCAAGTGGGTGCACTCGTGTGCACACAGCCGTGGGATGCGGCTGTCGGTCACGCTCGGCACCGCGTTGATTGATATGTATTCCAAGtgtggcgcggtggcggcagccatgGAGGTGTTTGACAGCATGGGCGAAAGGAACGTTTACACTTGGACCAGTGCAGTGAGTGGCCTTGCGATGAATGGCATGGGGAGAGACTGCCTTGCGCTGTTCAAGCGCATGGAGAGCACAGGGGTTGAGCCTAACGGTGTCACCTTTGTCGTGGTCCTCCGTGGATGCTCCATGGCTGGGTTGGTAGATGAGGGACGAGCATGCTTCGATTCGATGAAGAGCAATCATGGAATTGATCCTTGGCTTGAACACTACGGTTGCATGGTTGATTTGTATGGTCGAGCTGGGCGTCTGGATGATGCCGTGAACTTCATCAATGGCATGCCATTGGAGCCACACGAAGGCGTGTGGGGAGCACTACTCAATGCGTCACGGATCCACAAAAACGTTGAACTGGGGAAATATGCAATGGATAAGCTCATGGCGATCGAGTCCAAGAATGATGCCGCCCATGTCCTGCTCTCTAACATCTATGCAGACTCGCAGAACTGGAAGGGTGTCAGCAATGTTCGGAACATGATGAAGGCCAAGGGAGTGAAAAAGGTGCCTGGGTGTAGTGCCATTGAGGTTGGTGGCAAGGTGCATGAGTTCTTTGTTGGAGGCAAGACACACCCAAGACACAAGGAGATCGAGATGATGCTTGCAGAGATGAATCAGAGGCTGAGGCTGCAAGGGTACATTGCGAACACAAAAGAGGTGTTGTTTGATATCGAGGAAGAGGACAAAGAAGATGCAATCTCCTTGCATAGTGAGAAGCTGGCCATTGCATTTGGCCTAGTCGCGTTGCCGGAAGACATGGAGATTAGGATAGTGAAGAACCTGAGAGTATGTGAGGACTGCCATGATTATACCAAGATGATATCCAAGGTCTTCAACAGGGAGATTGTTATGAGAGATAGGAATAGGTTTCACCATTTCAAGGATGGAGCATGCTCCTGTAAGGATTACTGGTGA
- the LOC127760709 gene encoding uncharacterized protein LOC127760709, which translates to MESEADKAAAPAPAAAASVAETSDDAIQEESPAPAPSGKPGSEAAAKPEVEVQLFRRGRGPVAVFRSPLGGYTQDQLEVGDILEQHGLKSVFVFHPASRTRGVAIRFHPRNGRSLLTYVAGSTIFLDGEPKDSLLKPVTKVMIGVAAMTAVAAVLLKEGKMPEWLKESKLGNLNFPPWVLACMVIVFMRLRKRTKDAMKKFGWSS; encoded by the exons ATGGAGTCCGAAGCTGACaaggccgccgcgccggcgccggcagcggcggcgtcggtagCGGAGACGAGCGACGACGCGATTCAAGAGGAGTCACCGGCACCGGCTCCCAGCGGGAAGCCTGgatcggaggcggcggccaagcCGGAGGTCGAGGTGCAGCTGTTCCGGCGTGGGCGGGGGCCGGTGGCCGTGTTCCGGTCGCCGCTGGGCGGGTACACGCAGGACCAGCTGGAGGTGGGGGACATCCTGGAGCAGCACGGCCTCAAGTCCGTCTTCGTCTTCCACCCCGCCTCCCGCACCCGCGGCGTCGCCATCCGCTTCCACCCCCGCAACGGCCGCTCCCTCCTCACCTACGTCGCTGGTTCCACCATCTTCCTCGACGGCGAGCCCAAG gATTCTTTGCTGAAGCCCGTCACGAAGGTGATGATTGGTGTGGCAGCTATGACAGCAGTTGCTGCAGTATTGCTGAAGGAGGGCAAGATGCCCGAGTGGCTTAAGGAATCCAAGCTCGGCAATCTGAACTTCCCACCATGGGTACTGGCTTGCATGGTCATTGTGTTCATGAGGCTCCGGAAGAGAACCAAGGATGCCATGAAAAAGTTTGGCTGGTCTTCATGA
- the LOC127760636 gene encoding pentatricopeptide repeat-containing protein At1g08070, chloroplastic-like, producing MEAPPSLPYRHLPQHLAGLLKTRPLHDLLSDASTSRAARHLFDAVPRPTPALCGTLISALSRLCSHQELLDAFSSLHRRGSDVPPGCVPLVVKSCAILAASRQGKQVHCHAIVRGLLGDIFVQTALVDFYAKNGDMDCAVKVFDEMPVKDPIPMNCLITGYSKSGDVVKARRLFDGMVRRTSASWNSMIACYAHGGEYQEALRLFRRMLSEGARPNAITIATMFSICAKTGDLETGKWARSLIAEQDLQNMIVHTALMEIYVKCRAIDEARREFDRMQQRDVVAWSTMIAGYAQNGRPHESLELFERMKATSCKPNEVTLVGVLSACAQLGSDELGGQIGSHVESQNLPLTSYLGSALIDMYTKCGHVGRARSVFNRMEHKVVITWNSMMRGLALNGFAQDAITLYKEMTEEDVQPNEITFVALLTACTHAGLVDQGMFFFKEMKTIHHVSPQVEHCACIVDLLCKSGRLREAYKFICDMEVEPNAVIWSTLLSACRAHADVELAKLAASKLLVLEPDNSSIYVLLSNIYADAGLWGDVREIRDLMRSKNVQKLSAYSWIELDGEVHKFLVQDTYHPKSAEIFNVVDGMGLHLDDVDSDPDLFVLEHY from the coding sequence atGGAGGCGCCGCCAAGCCTCCCCTACCGCCACCTGCCGCAGCatctcgccggcctcctcaaGACCCGGCCGCTCCACGACCTACTCTCCGACGCGTCCACCTCCCGCGCCGCACGCCACCTGTTCGACGCTGTGCCGCGCCCGACCCCCGCCCTCTGCGGCACGCTCATCTCCGCTCTCTCAAGGCTCTGCTCGCACCAGGAGCTTCTCGACGCCTTCTCATCGCTTCACCGCAGGGGCTCCGACGTCCCGCCCGGCTGTGTGCCCCTCGTTGTGAAGTCGTGCGCGATCTTGGCCGCGTCACGTCAGGGAAAGCAGGTGCACTGTCACGCCATTGTCCGTGGTCTCCTTGGGGATATCTTTGTGCAGACTGCTCTGGTGGATTTCTATGCAAAGAACGGGGACATGGATTGTGCTGTGAAGGTGTTTGACGAGATGCCGGTGAAGGACCCGATACCGATGAACTGCTTGATCACTGGGTATTCCAAGTCCGGTGATGTGGTGAAGGCGAGGAGGCTATTTGATGGCATGGTAAGAAGGACATCTGCATCCTGGAATTCAATGATCGCCTGTTATGCGCATGGTGGGGAATACCAGGAAGCTTTGAGGTTGTTCCGTAGGATGTTGAGTGAGGGTGCAAGGCCAAATGCGATCACTATTGCGACGATGTTTTCCATTTGTGCCAAGACTGGTGATCTTGAAACAGGAAAGTGGGCAAGGTCTTTGATCGCAGAGCAGGATTTGCAGAACATGATAGTGCACACTGCCTTGATGGAAATATATGTCAAGTGTCGGGCTATTGACGAGGCACGCCGTGAGTTTGATCGGATGCAGCAGAGAGATGTCGTGGCATGGAGCACTATGATCGCTGGTTATGCACAGAATGGGAGGCCACATGAATCTCTAGAGCTGTTTGAGAGGATGAAGGCAACCAGTTGCAAGCCAAATGAGGTGACTCTTGTTGGTGTACTATCTGCCTGTGCTCAGCTGGGCTCTGATGAATTAGGAGGACAGATTGGTAGCCATGTCGAGAGCCAGAACCTACCACTCACCAGCTACCTCGGATCCGCACTAATTGACATGTACACAAAGTGTGGGCACGTTGGCAGAGCTCGCAGTGTCTTCAACCGGATGGAACACAAGGTTGTCATAACCTGGAACTCCATGATGAGAGGCCTAGCACTGAATGGCTTTGCGCAAGATGCAATCACCTTGTACAAAGAGATGACAGAGGAGGACGTCCAGCCAAACGAGATTACTTTCGTTGCGCTGTTAACGGCGTGCACCCATGCTGGATTGGTAGACCAAGGTATGTTCTTTTTCAAAGAGATGAAGACAATTCACCATGTTTCCCCTCAAGTGGAGCACTGCGCGTGCATAGTGGACCTCCTCTGCAAATCTGGAAGGCTGCGGGAAGCGTACAAGTTCATCTGCGACATGGAGGTCGAACCAAACGCGGTGATCTGGAGCACGCTGCTGAGCGCCTGCAGGGCTCACGCCGACGTCGAGCTGGCCAAGCTCGCCGCGAGCAAGCTCCTGGTTCTTGAGCCGGACAACTCCTCCATCTATGTCCTGCTGTCCAACATCTACGCGGATGCCGGCCTCTGGGGCGACGTGAGGGAGATCAGGGACCTGATGAGGAGCAAGAACGTGCAGAAGCTGTCTGCTTATAGTTGGATAGAGCTGGACGGTGAAGTGCACAAGTTCCTGGTGCAGGATACGTACCACCCGAAATCAGCTGAGATTTTCAACGTCGTCGACGGCATGGGGTTGCATCTGGACGACGTTGATTCTGACCCCGATTTATTTGTTCTAGAGCACTATTGA